The stretch of DNA GAGCTCAGACCTCTATGGTTCCTCCCCCGACGATGGAGTtgacgccggccgccgcccccacgTAGATCGTGTAGCTCTCGTCCACCCCCAGAGCCAGCTACATGAAACAAAAAACGCGCAAAATTTTCACACCCCGCGCACTGATCCAGACGAAACCAGCGACACTCTCAGCAGCATGCGGCCAGCAGGTGCCTACCGTCTCGTTGGCGGAGGCGACgacgactgtgagcctggcaaCGTcgtacccgccgccgcccgcgcgggcAGCGTGCGCCCACGGCGCGAACACGTGCCCCCGGTACCGCTCGAACGCCTCGGCCACGGCGGGCGAGGCCCCGCCGGGGCCCCTCGGGTCGAGCGCGAGGTCCGGGTCGACCGTGAGGGTCCGGGACCCGGACGCGACGCTCTTGGGCAGCGGCCAGAGGTAGACGGGCTCGCCGGCCGAGGTGGCGTTCGCCGGCCGCGGGCGGAGCCGCgtggctgaggcggcggtgccggcgaggaggaggaggggggcgaGGAGGAGATAAGCgggggagttggggggcatttTGGGAAGACGCGGGTTTAGGATTTTAATCGCGGATTTGGTGGGAGGTTTTTGGTCAGTTGAGAGTCGCGGGGCTATATACACGGGGCACATGGCGGGAGAAGCTGCGGCGTTTATGAAGAAAGAACCCCCTGAATATTCATGTATTACTTTTGCAGCCCCGTTCGACACACGACACATCTGTTCCCCTGAACTTCATGGAAAGAAAGAGCTATGGGTTGCGCATACAGGTAGTTATGGGGGCTTATGTAGAAAATATACTTGCGAAATCCGGACGGCAACGTGGCTCTCACATGGCGACAGCAATGATGAGCAGCAGCTTGGGCGGGGCCCGGCTGCCAGGGACGGATCCGGGACGGCGGGCCGAGCTGTTTTTGGCGTCTGGTTGGTGCGACGCGGCACCGATGGATGGAGAGCCCGTGACCGCCGGCCTGCACCGTCTGTGGATAGGCATTCGCGCGGTCGTGGGGATCGGTGTGCGTGCCGAAAAGCTGATAAGTTCATTGTAGCCGGTCGGCCGTTCAGTACAAACCAAGAGTTGGTACATTCTTTGGAGTGAAGAGTGAAGGCTAGCACCGTATCATGTTAGGTGGCACGCACTTGTCCTATAGTACTAGTATTGTGTTAGAAAAACCTTTACGCCAATGCAACATCATGAGAGggcatttttttttcctttgttcAAAAAACTATCAGGGTTGACGCTCATGCGGAACACGACAATCTTTATTTAGCTCACCAACATACTCCATAGATAGGCGCTGTCATTTGTAGGTGGTTCAGGAGGGGGGAGGCGCCGCTGGCTCGTCAAACTTCCGCCCACAAGCAACGAGGCAGGCTTCATTAGTTATGCTAAATGGCCACGTAGTTAAGCATTCGGCTAAAGGCCAAGAGAGTAGGCCCACGGCCTTTGCATCCATCCTGAACGACATCCAGTGACGAGGCAACTTCGAGCAGAGCATTAAAGACAAAACAGAGTATAGAGAGCAACGATAATCTGACCATCATCATAAACGAAAGAAGCATGAGATTTGTATTCATCTCGCAAGTTTCACCAACCGGACACGCACGACCAGACCATGACGCAGAGCGCTCAAAGCTCTCTCCCCCTTGGCGACCCTAAGACTGCTGACTGACTGACACTGGCACTGACTGACGAAGCATGCAAGGCGCCACCGACAGACTCCACTGCTCTCTCTCTTATTCTTATAGAGCTAAGCTAACGACaaccgacgacgacgacaccgAGACCGCTGGTGGATCGGGCGGCAATGGTGGCGGGGGCTCCTCAGTTGGGGGCGAAGAAGATCTCGGAGTCCAGCCTCTTGGACCGGAACAGCTTCTCCATCTCCGGCGTCGTGTTGAACGACGCCTCCAGCACTTCCGACGAGATCGCCTTCCACACCGACGTCCTCCCCGCCAGGTGGCTGAAGATCGGGCTGTTGCACATTCCAACGACAATTGAATTAGCTCATGGATTCACGCAACACGTATTGACGTACACAATGTCATGTTCAGTGCACAGAGCTGAATAAAGCAAATGCATCAGAGGATCAGTGCCGCGAATTACTTAGGGGTGGTGATGATGGAGAACCACTCCAAGCCGGAGGCGTCAGCAATCTTAGAGACGACGAAGAAGCGGGGAACGATGAAGAGGTAGCCGCCCTCGACCTGGGTCTCCAGCACGCGCTTGCCGTCGGTCCCCACGACCTGCACGCGGCCGCTGCCGCGGACGATGTACGTCACCTGGTACGCCGAGTCGCACGAGAACCCCGGGGAGCACATGGAGTGGGCGTCGATGCGGACCAGGTCGGCGCCGAGCCCGACCTCCTTCACCAGCGGCAGGTTCTGGGTGTTGAGCACAACCACGCGCCCGCCGTTCTTGATGTCCACGTCCAGCGGCGCCTCCAGGCAGTTCAGGGCCATGCCCTTGCGGTCCTCCGCCGAGGGGGCGGGGAGCTTCTGCCCGGCGCCGAGCTTGACGATGCCCGAGGCGGGCTGGCTGGAGACGAGCTTGGCGGCGTCATCCTGGGTGAGGTCCCAGGCGCGGCCCACGAACTCGGTGGAGAAGCCGGTGAAGATGCCGTTGGCGCCCGTGAGCTGGAAGTTGGTGAACTGGCCGGCCTTGTGTCCCTTGGAGGTGTCGCCGAGGAAGAGGACGATGAGCTCCGTGGTGGCATCAGGGGCGTTGTGCCACCAGGTCACCACGCCGAAGGGGAGCGCCAGGGCGTCGCCCTCCTTAACGCCGACGACCTTCTCCTTGGTCGCCTCGGGCAGGACAATGCCGCAGGTGCCCCTGCCTGTACCAAGCATCAATCAAAATAAAAAACCAAAGCATGAACAAATTCTCTGCAACGAATGAATTTCCAAAACAGAAAACAGCTAGGGATCATTTATTTCTCGTGCCAGTAGACATGAACAAATCACCATAACAAACTAGTGATGTCATTGCGAAATTGAACTGCATGGGTGTCAGGTTTTAGTTCTCAGATGCGTGATGGGATAATCATGATAACGGCGCCTTTAAACTAAGACATCATAATCGTCAAAATAGCAACCACTAGCTAGAACAGTACAGTGTGCaattttaattaaatttatatTAAACAAAATAGAGATCTGATGCGCGAATCTAATCTGGTAAAACTAAAATAAAACAGCAACAAACTGATCGGATCACATAGCCTCCACCAGGATCGAATAAGTTCTGTTCAGCTTTCACATAGTACGTTACCAATCTGAATTCCACACACATGCAAAACAAACTAGAACAACCTCCAACCTCATGCTATGATGCTAACCAAAAGTTTTTAGTTGACAAACGAGATGCCATACAATTTTTTCAAACTAAAAGAGAGATCGAGATCTGACAGACGAATCTAACTGACAAATTAGTGCTGAAAAACTAGGGACCGATCTCATCGCATAGTTGCAAAATTAGTAGTAGTAATGCGGCAGTGTTACTTTTCAATCATCATCCCACACTCCTAATCAGGTAGTGGAAGTTTGGCAGCACTGACAACTCATCCAACACGCCCAATTACCCGAAATTCGAATCCGAACAAGTCAACCACGAACGCACGCCACGTCAGCAACAAACCATATTCGCTCTGCTCTGCGCTGCTCCACGAGACTACGAGCGGACCGATCAGAGCAAGCGAGGAGGGAGGCGGGTGGTGCGCGTACCTTGGAGCACGTAGGCGACCTTGGCGGAGTCGGAGTAGCTGGGGAGCGAgaggccgccggcggcgagcgagAGCTTGGCCGCGCCGATGGAGGCGACGCCGAGCATGGGCAGGTCGGCGGGGCTCCACTCGTAGTaggagccgccctcgccgccgtacGCCTTCTTCGGCTGCCTCGGGGTCAGATCCACCGCCATCGCGCCGAAGGACGAGCGAGCTTCGCTTCGAGAAGGTTCGGAAAAAAGGGCGGTGGATGGAAGAAGAGGTTGTGATCGGGGTTTTGGTGTGAGGACGGCGACGGGGGCTCGGGGCTATTTATAGCGGCCAGACGCGGCGGATGGGATAATGGCTATTAAGCGGGGCTAATCCTGTATTAACGGGTGGATTAGGATGCGGGTTTATCTCCAGTGAACAGACGGGAGCGGGGTTATTGGCTGGCTAATCAGGTTTCAACCTCTTTCCCCTTCCCCTACGGCGATGGCAGGGGGAGCGCGCGACGAGGCGTGCCGTGCGGCTCGCTGACCCGGAGGGCCCACCGTGGCGGTTTGTTGGGTGCCTTTTCGTGGTGAGCTGGCGCGGGGCCCATCTGCCATTGGGCGAGGGAGCTGTTCAAACGATCCGGGCCTTTCTCTTTCTTGCGAGACGGGAGATGAACTGTGTCCAGGGCTCCGGGCCTAGCTGGATTTGGTTAGCCGTATATGGATGAGTCCCACGGGTTTGAATTTGGAAAGTGGGTGGATAAGTATTACTAGTACTGGGCTGTTTAAATTTTGGATTAGATCTTTAACCCTTTTTAGATAAGATTTGAGGGTTGGAAATTCGGACGCGCACGTACGTATCCGGGTCAGGCGTTTTGTGCGTGCGGAACCCTGAGGTGTGAAGGACGGCAGCGTCACACGAACTCGGTGCACGCTGTAGCCTGTGCTGCCGTGTCGTACTGTCGTGTCGAGGGGTCACGGCCTCACGGGTGCACACAGAAAGAAGAGGATCCGTTGGGCGGAGAATCGTGGCGCCGGTATTCTGATGAGGACGAGATGCGCTGAATGCCTGAATCCTCCGACTTCGGAAACTTTTCCTCCATTCTGACGAGGAACGATTGAGAGGAAGAGGAACCCATCTGATTAGACAGTTTGGAATATGTTCTCAACCTCCACGATAAAGtttttaaaattttattttgaaataaaaaGGAAGGGGAGAGGATATCTGCAAACATCCCTATCGTAACACCACGAGACGCACGAGGCAATGCATCGTGCGCACAACATAATGCGCGCTTACTTGGCACCAAACAATATGAGATGAACGTGTGCTTAAGAAAAAAGTTTCCAGCTCAGAAATGTGCCCGAGGAGAACATACCCTACTACTGCTTCCAGGCTATCACGGAATCACCGTGGATAGGAGGATAGGAGAGAAACAGATACCATGAATGCAAGGTACAACAAGACAGGCAGCACGAGCATAGAAGCGGCTCCATTATTTGATACTATAGTTAACATTGCAGTAGATGCACGCTCTCATACATACGACCAAGAGATGCCCATGGTGTCGAACCAAACCGGTAAGGGAAGGTCCATATAAAAGGCGCACACTTGCAACAACCAGAACTAAGTACTCGGAacatggtggtggtggtgctgcaTTATTCAAGTCCAATCACGCGTTCAAGCTACAGACGCCTACCCACACCACTGACAGCGACTGGTCAGATAAACGCATGGTGTCCACAAGGTAGCACCAAAGCACAAGAGGGACGGGCGCTTACGCGTTCACCTTGGGTGCCCATCCCGCAATCAGGTGCTCCTTGGCTGGCTTAGTCTTCACAAAAGATTCGCGGCTGAAAAGTGCCTGCACAAAGACAAACGTGATCTTGATTATTTGATTCTCGACAGATTTATGGAACTGATAGTGAAATGTGATCAGTTGAGCACTTGTGTACCTTGGTGTATGCATGGACGCTGGTCAGGTTTTCTGGGATCTTCCAGCCCTTGAAATGCTCCAGTGCGACCTGGAGGTGGAAGAGCTTCGGCCCCAGGCTAAGATCAGCAGCTGATACATTCTCCCCGTTGATGTAGGGGCCCTGCAAAACATGAGAATGTTGATAATGGCATCACAAAAGGTCCGGTTCAATCAAACAAGATGGTCAGACTAAGCAAGGCCCACGCAACAAGGCTCTTAATCAAACCAAAATGATTGTGTTTCGTCATATAAGTGCAAAGAAATGTAGCAAGTGGGTATGACTGAAATGATCATGGATGTGTGTGCTATGTCTACTCCCTTGACGAAAGCAGCAGCCATATGAATCACTTAAAGACCTCACGCCTGCAACTTACATGAGCTTTCAGATGCTCGTCTAGTGCC from Panicum hallii strain FIL2 chromosome 3, PHallii_v3.1, whole genome shotgun sequence encodes:
- the LOC112884534 gene encoding 13S globulin seed storage protein 1-like — its product is MAVDLTPRQPKKAYGGEGGSYYEWSPADLPMLGVASIGAAKLSLAAGGLSLPSYSDSAKVAYVLQGRGTCGIVLPEATKEKVVGVKEGDALALPFGVVTWWHNAPDATTELIVLFLGDTSKGHKAGQFTNFQLTGANGIFTGFSTEFVGRAWDLTQDDAAKLVSSQPASGIVKLGAGQKLPAPSAEDRKGMALNCLEAPLDVDIKNGGRVVVLNTQNLPLVKEVGLGADLVRIDAHSMCSPGFSCDSAYQVTYIVRGSGRVQVVGTDGKRVLETQVEGGYLFIVPRFFVVSKIADASGLEWFSIITTPNPIFSHLAGRTSVWKAISSEVLEASFNTTPEMEKLFRSKRLDSEIFFAPN